From the genome of bacterium, one region includes:
- a CDS encoding winged helix-turn-helix transcriptional regulator → MKLPTECLPGENGLTPECISRFQRVIYSYYQEHARSFPWRMTHDPYHILVSEIMLQQTQTERVAQKYEQFIATFPDFASLASAPLHQVLSLWQGLGYNRRAMSLKSAARMVMEEFGGNLPSDVELLVTLPGIGRPTASAIAAFAFNKPAVFIETNIRRVFIHFFFTHRDKVKDAEILPLVAQTLDPSNPRQWYYALMDYGVKLKKELRNPNRKSAHYQLQSPFAGSNRQVRGKILKILLARPNLSESEIMQEVNMNPRKVKTSLDQLQQEGFICQENGRFSIR, encoded by the coding sequence ATGAAGTTACCCACCGAGTGCCTGCCGGGCGAAAACGGTTTAACCCCGGAGTGCATCAGCAGGTTTCAAAGGGTCATTTACAGCTATTATCAAGAGCATGCCCGCTCGTTCCCCTGGCGGATGACCCACGATCCATACCACATTCTGGTTTCGGAAATCATGCTTCAGCAGACGCAGACAGAGAGAGTCGCGCAAAAGTATGAACAGTTTATCGCTACCTTTCCCGATTTCGCCTCACTTGCCAGCGCGCCTCTTCACCAGGTACTGAGCCTGTGGCAGGGCTTGGGGTATAACCGCCGGGCAATGTCCCTGAAGTCAGCCGCCCGGATGGTCATGGAAGAGTTTGGCGGAAATCTTCCCTCAGATGTGGAATTATTGGTAACCTTGCCGGGAATCGGCCGTCCGACAGCTTCGGCAATCGCTGCTTTTGCCTTCAACAAGCCCGCAGTTTTTATTGAAACCAACATCCGCCGGGTATTTATCCATTTCTTTTTCACCCATCGGGACAAGGTCAAAGATGCTGAGATTCTTCCCCTGGTCGCGCAAACCCTGGATCCGTCCAATCCCCGGCAATGGTATTATGCACTGATGGATTATGGAGTTAAGCTGAAAAAAGAACTCCGGAATCCGAACAGGAAAAGCGCTCACTATCAGCTCCAGTCACCTTTTGCGGGCTCCAACCGGCAGGTGCGGGGAAAAATCCTGAAGATTTTACTTGCCAGGCCAAACCTTTCCGAAAGTGAGATCATGCAGGAGGTGAATATGAATCCCCGGAAGGTAAAAACAAGCCTGGACCAGTTGCAGCAAGAGGGTTTCATTTGCCAGGAGAACGGCCGGTTCAGCATAAGATAA
- the rnhA gene encoding ribonuclease HI, whose protein sequence is MKEVQIYTDGACTGNPGPGGYGVILRYGEHRKELSGGFRRTTNNRMEILAAITGLEALKEKCRVILTSDSRYLVDSITKGWVYRWKATGWVRDKKERVPNADLWERLLKLLQLHSVEFRWIRGHNGQAENERCDELATTAAARANLPEDSGYQAALAGRNDT, encoded by the coding sequence ATGAAGGAAGTGCAAATTTATACTGACGGGGCCTGCACCGGCAATCCGGGGCCAGGGGGATACGGGGTTATCCTGCGCTACGGGGAGCACCGCAAGGAGCTATCCGGAGGATTCCGGAGAACAACCAACAACCGGATGGAAATCCTGGCAGCCATCACCGGACTTGAGGCTCTCAAGGAAAAGTGCCGGGTCATTCTCACCAGCGATTCCCGGTATCTGGTGGACAGCATAACCAAGGGATGGGTCTACCGCTGGAAAGCCACTGGCTGGGTGCGGGACAAGAAAGAGCGGGTGCCGAATGCCGACCTCTGGGAGCGGCTGTTGAAACTGCTTCAGCTCCATTCGGTGGAATTTCGCTGGATTCGGGGGCATAATGGTCAGGCGGAAAATGAGCGCTGCGATGAGTTAGCCACTACGGCTGCCGCACGGGCCAATCTGCCTGAAGACAGCGGATATCAAGCCGCCCTGGCCGGACGGAACGACACGTAA
- a CDS encoding Mur ligase domain-containing protein, producing the protein MSSYHFVGVGGSGMSALAQVLIGRGNKVSGSDRSYDLGVNLPLFDWLSSLSSFSPFSPFSSGGIHSSGGIQLFPQDGSGVNQDLEAVVVSTAVEESIPDVARARQLNIPVRKRAEILAELLNNSYGIAVAGTSGKSTVTGMLGHVLTQAGRDPTIINGGAMKNFPRGGRPNNMRSGSSNTLVAESDESDGSIVNYCPALAIITNISKDHKDIPELKKLFQTFASQTREKIVVNGDCPNIASLTLDQDRTITFSLKGAPTGMLSAASNVSAASGDAAYQADLINLEPFGSTFKCQGQPFRLRVPGLHNIANALATIAAASYLGVPMADIAAGLADFQGISRRFDLIGEVRGIRVIDDFAHNPDKIAATLKAASLLKSRLIVLFQPHGFGPTRFFREELIDSLASGTSDQDVIFLPEIFYAGGTTTRDISSQDLAQAIQARGRDARYGENRQSLLKPLVEETRPGDTVLVMGARDDTLTSFCREVLRLLEEKLLKKVK; encoded by the coding sequence ATGTCTTCGTATCACTTTGTCGGGGTGGGAGGAAGCGGTATGAGTGCCCTGGCGCAGGTTTTGATCGGCAGGGGAAACAAAGTCAGCGGCTCGGACCGCAGCTACGATCTTGGAGTGAATTTACCCCTGTTCGATTGGCTTTCATCGCTCTCATCATTCTCACCATTCTCACCATTCTCATCAGGCGGCATTCACTCATCAGGCGGCATTCAGCTTTTTCCCCAGGATGGCAGCGGAGTGAACCAGGATCTTGAGGCCGTGGTGGTATCAACAGCCGTGGAAGAGAGCATCCCGGATGTAGCCAGGGCGCGGCAGCTCAACATCCCTGTCCGGAAGCGGGCTGAGATCCTGGCAGAGCTGCTGAACAACAGCTACGGAATCGCCGTTGCCGGAACGAGCGGCAAAAGTACGGTCACCGGCATGCTCGGCCATGTTTTGACCCAGGCAGGCCGGGACCCGACCATCATCAATGGCGGAGCCATGAAGAACTTCCCGCGTGGAGGGCGGCCAAACAATATGCGCTCCGGCTCCTCGAATACGCTCGTTGCCGAAAGCGACGAAAGTGACGGCTCGATCGTCAATTATTGTCCCGCCCTGGCCATTATCACCAATATCTCCAAAGACCATAAAGACATTCCTGAGCTCAAGAAGCTTTTCCAGACCTTTGCCAGCCAGACCAGAGAAAAGATCGTGGTCAATGGAGACTGCCCGAACATCGCCTCATTAACCCTGGATCAGGACCGAACCATTACCTTCTCCCTGAAGGGTGCGCCGACCGGCATGCTATCTGCTGCGTCGAACGTATCCGCTGCATCGGGCGATGCGGCATATCAGGCCGATCTGATCAACCTGGAACCCTTCGGCAGTACCTTCAAGTGCCAGGGACAACCCTTTCGCCTGCGGGTGCCTGGGCTCCACAATATCGCCAATGCCCTGGCCACCATAGCCGCGGCCAGCTATCTGGGCGTGCCAATGGCCGATATTGCAGCGGGACTGGCTGATTTTCAGGGGATCAGCCGCAGATTCGACCTGATCGGCGAGGTCCGGGGAATCCGGGTGATTGATGATTTTGCCCATAATCCCGATAAGATTGCCGCTACCCTTAAGGCCGCCAGCCTGCTGAAATCAAGGCTGATCGTCCTCTTCCAGCCCCACGGCTTTGGCCCGACCCGGTTTTTCCGGGAAGAGCTGATTGACTCACTGGCTTCGGGGACCTCGGATCAGGACGTAATCTTTCTGCCCGAAATCTTCTATGCCGGGGGCACCACTACCCGCGATATTTCCTCGCAGGACCTTGCCCAGGCCATTCAGGCAAGAGGGAGAGATGCACGATACGGCGAAAACCGGCAATCCCTGCTGAAACCCCTGGTCGAGGAAACCAGGCCCGGTGATACGGTGCTGGTCATGGGTGCCCGTGATGATACTCTAACTTCGTTTTGCCGGGAGGTGCTGAGGTTACTGGAGGAAAAATTATTGAAGAAGGTGAAATAA
- a CDS encoding TIGR04255 family protein yields the protein MNEYKDDLPKYRNPPVVEVALGVFFEDIKSMKLPHSGVFWQKIRKEFPRVTHADPLGILEDDITKLPLPRVWFINEHETNLIQYQTNCFFFNWRKIPFAEKYPRYSTVKKAFERYHNLFIEFLHENNMGKISYKQCELTYVNHIPKDNIWNSPADINQIMRDIIWTKNENRFLPEPKSIQWFSIFSLPDDFGELKISLKHGKRISDDYPLFILEISAKGLGGDRTPERISEWFDLAHEWIVNAFADITSDDMQKKCWLRQSKTKRRK from the coding sequence ATGAACGAATATAAGGATGATTTGCCAAAATATAGAAATCCTCCTGTGGTAGAAGTTGCTCTTGGTGTATTTTTTGAAGATATTAAGAGTATGAAGTTACCACATTCTGGAGTTTTTTGGCAGAAAATTCGAAAGGAATTTCCTCGAGTTACTCATGCAGATCCATTAGGTATTTTAGAGGATGATATAACGAAGCTACCACTGCCACGTGTTTGGTTCATTAATGAGCATGAAACAAATCTCATCCAATATCAAACAAACTGCTTTTTTTTTAATTGGAGAAAAATCCCTTTTGCTGAAAAATACCCACGGTATTCTACTGTCAAAAAAGCTTTTGAACGGTATCATAATCTATTTATAGAATTTCTCCATGAAAATAACATGGGAAAGATCAGTTATAAGCAATGTGAACTTACATATGTAAATCATATTCCCAAAGATAATATTTGGAATTCTCCAGCAGACATTAACCAGATTATGCGAGATATAATATGGACAAAAAATGAGAATCGTTTCCTACCTGAACCGAAAAGTATCCAGTGGTTTTCAATATTCTCTTTGCCAGATGATTTTGGAGAGTTGAAAATATCACTAAAGCATGGAAAGCGAATATCAGATGATTATCCACTTTTTATACTTGAAATTTCGGCTAAGGGATTAGGTGGGGATCGTACTCCAGAGAGAATATCTGAATGGTTCGATTTAGCACACGAATGGATAGTAAATGCCTTTGCGGACATAACGAGCGATGATATGCAAAAAAAATGTTGGCTTCGGCAATCAAAAACTAAAAGGAGAAAATAA
- a CDS encoding sigma-54 dependent transcriptional regulator gives MPETILIVDDDRGIRYSLKRIFEEKGFEAVTARNGREALDLLEQGLSPDLTLIDIVMPGLSGLDLLEAIKQKNPKFLAIMVTAHGTTERAIRAMKLGAYDYIQKPFDMARMWETIQKALEVARSAKSPVSCPPFNDKNWAGESIIGDSARMQDVYKTIGQIAGRDVNVLLIGESGTGKELVARAIYHHGRRSNYPFISINCAAIPENLLESELFGHERGAFTGAEYKRIGRFEQAHRGTIFLDEIGDMPIHIQAKILRVIQEGEIQRLGSSENITVDVRLIAATNKHIEKGVREGWFREDLYYRLNVLTLYLPPLRERKGDVPLLAHYFLSRFTKELHKDIVGIRPECMELLLAYHWPGNVRELENVLKRAIVICKGNEILIEDLPDQIRSARESDFPVRADLTQSLDPLLDQVFDLITTTVKDRPDIDAISLLEKEMIDRAIRKTSGNKVQAASLLGINRNTLRNKMERYGISGSGE, from the coding sequence ATGCCTGAGACCATACTCATTGTGGATGATGACCGGGGAATCCGGTATTCCCTGAAACGAATATTCGAGGAGAAAGGATTCGAGGCCGTGACAGCCCGCAATGGCCGGGAGGCTTTAGACCTTCTGGAACAGGGGCTGTCACCTGACCTGACCCTGATTGACATTGTCATGCCCGGACTGTCGGGCCTGGACCTTTTGGAAGCGATCAAACAGAAGAACCCGAAGTTTCTGGCCATCATGGTCACGGCCCACGGCACCACCGAGCGGGCTATCCGGGCGATGAAACTGGGGGCCTATGATTATATTCAAAAGCCCTTTGACATGGCCAGGATGTGGGAAACCATCCAAAAAGCCCTTGAAGTGGCCAGGTCCGCCAAGAGCCCGGTTTCCTGTCCGCCCTTCAATGACAAGAACTGGGCTGGAGAAAGCATTATCGGAGACTCCGCCCGGATGCAGGATGTCTATAAAACAATCGGCCAGATCGCCGGACGGGACGTCAATGTTTTACTGATCGGAGAGAGCGGCACAGGGAAGGAACTGGTAGCCAGGGCCATTTACCATCATGGCCGCCGGAGTAACTACCCCTTTATCTCCATCAACTGTGCCGCTATCCCGGAAAACCTCCTCGAAAGCGAGCTGTTCGGTCATGAACGGGGCGCTTTCACCGGCGCGGAATATAAAAGGATCGGCCGGTTTGAGCAGGCCCACCGGGGGACGATCTTCCTTGACGAAATCGGTGATATGCCGATCCATATCCAGGCCAAGATCCTGCGGGTAATTCAGGAAGGAGAAATCCAGCGGCTGGGCAGCTCCGAAAACATCACCGTGGATGTCCGGCTGATCGCGGCCACGAATAAGCATATCGAAAAGGGTGTCCGGGAAGGGTGGTTCCGGGAGGACCTCTACTACCGGCTGAATGTTCTCACCCTGTACCTTCCTCCCCTGCGGGAGAGAAAAGGGGATGTCCCCCTTCTGGCTCACTATTTTCTCTCCCGCTTCACCAAAGAGCTGCACAAGGATATCGTCGGCATCAGGCCCGAGTGCATGGAATTGCTGCTGGCCTACCACTGGCCGGGAAATGTCAGAGAGCTGGAAAATGTCCTGAAAAGGGCCATCGTAATCTGCAAGGGAAACGAGATCCTGATCGAGGACCTTCCCGACCAGATCAGGTCAGCCAGAGAGAGCGATTTCCCGGTCAGGGCAGACCTGACCCAGAGTCTTGACCCCCTGCTGGACCAGGTATTCGATCTGATTACCACCACCGTGAAAGACAGGCCCGACATCGATGCCATATCCCTCCTGGAAAAGGAAATGATCGACCGGGCTATCCGCAAAACCTCCGGCAATAAAGTCCAGGCCGCATCCCTCCTCGGCATCAACCGCAATACCCTGCGAAACAAGATGGAACGATACGGGATCTCAGGAAGCGGGGAGTAA
- a CDS encoding WbqC family protein, with product MIISTHQLIFSPWLGFFFKALHCDLLVLLDDVQFPRGTTWVSRNRFKFHQGTLWLTIPVWRKGKGLQKINEVQICYDEDWPRKHLASLSTAYAHAPYWEDHRPFWEETYRRKISGLADFNLRIINYLKTSLSVPTEMQLSSSLAVEATGNERLIEICHRLKASTYLAQYEARKFIQEEAFAKAGIGVQYFRFHHPVYPQLWGEFIDNLSAWDLLLTCGPRSYNILAGSPFRMIPPEASSSSP from the coding sequence ATGATCATATCAACTCATCAACTAATCTTTTCCCCCTGGCTGGGGTTTTTCTTTAAAGCCCTGCACTGCGACCTTCTGGTCCTTCTGGATGATGTGCAGTTTCCCCGGGGCACCACCTGGGTCAGCAGAAACCGGTTCAAGTTTCATCAGGGGACCTTGTGGCTCACCATTCCGGTATGGAGAAAGGGAAAGGGGCTGCAAAAAATCAATGAGGTGCAGATCTGCTACGACGAGGATTGGCCGAGGAAACACCTGGCCAGCCTGAGCACAGCTTATGCCCACGCTCCTTACTGGGAGGACCACCGGCCTTTTTGGGAAGAGACCTATCGGCGGAAAATCTCTGGACTGGCTGATTTTAACCTGAGGATCATCAACTATCTGAAGACTTCCCTCTCAGTCCCCACTGAAATGCAGCTCAGCTCATCCCTGGCAGTGGAGGCCACCGGGAACGAGCGGCTGATTGAAATCTGCCACAGGCTCAAGGCATCTACCTACCTCGCCCAATACGAAGCCCGGAAATTTATCCAGGAGGAGGCTTTTGCCAAGGCAGGAATTGGCGTTCAGTATTTCCGGTTTCATCATCCGGTCTATCCCCAGTTGTGGGGTGAATTTATCGATAATCTTTCAGCGTGGGACCTCTTGCTTACCTGTGGCCCCCGCAGTTATAATATTCTGGCTGGATCACCTTTCAGGATGATCCCGCCGGAGGCATCATCATCGTCACCATGA
- the trpA gene encoding tryptophan synthase subunit alpha: protein MNLTEYIREKRKTKDILCMAHLVCGYPDFAANKEVIRIMVEMGVDLIELQIPFSEPTADGPMILKANQLSLQRGTRVRDCLSLMREVSSQYPIPFLFMTYYNILFSRGVDAFVQETRQAGGVGFIIPDIPPEEGEEYFNACHNNYISPILLMTPTTSPQRLSLIAEAGDGFFYCVARKGVTGAQTHLSQETDEFIRRCRKVTDLPLAMGLGISRREDLDYLRGKVDIAVIGSAILRTFEQGGYQALQSFLEKLS from the coding sequence ATGAATCTCACTGAATATATTCGGGAAAAAAGAAAAACCAAAGACATTCTGTGCATGGCCCATCTGGTGTGCGGGTATCCGGATTTTGCAGCCAATAAGGAAGTCATCCGGATCATGGTCGAGATGGGTGTCGATCTGATCGAGCTTCAGATACCCTTCAGCGAGCCCACCGCTGACGGCCCTATGATTTTAAAAGCAAATCAGCTTTCCCTCCAGCGGGGAACCCGGGTCAGGGATTGTCTTTCCCTGATGAGGGAGGTATCAAGCCAATATCCCATTCCCTTTCTCTTTATGACTTACTATAACATACTTTTCAGCCGCGGTGTGGATGCCTTTGTTCAGGAAACGCGACAAGCCGGGGGAGTGGGGTTCATTATTCCGGATATTCCGCCTGAAGAGGGCGAAGAATATTTCAATGCCTGTCATAATAATTATATCTCCCCTATTCTGCTTATGACTCCCACCACCAGTCCGCAGCGGCTGAGTCTGATCGCCGAAGCTGGTGATGGGTTTTTCTATTGCGTAGCCCGCAAAGGAGTGACCGGGGCACAAACTCATCTGTCACAGGAGACCGATGAGTTCATCCGTCGCTGCCGGAAGGTGACGGATTTACCTCTGGCCATGGGCCTTGGCATCTCCCGGCGGGAAGATCTCGACTACCTGCGCGGCAAGGTGGACATTGCTGTCATCGGCAGCGCTATTCTTCGTACCTTTGAACAAGGAGGATACCAGGCGTTACAGAGTTTCTTGGAAAAATTATCCTAA
- a CDS encoding glycosyltransferase family 9 protein, with protein MDRFLICHRGALGDFILTWPALYALRQSLPDVQFVGLGRTEYMRLAIGLGLLDTCCHAESSGMSGLFDGRSIPAVLGSPIGAVLWLAEGQAVRDLLRKSARLPVALIPPFPQKRVHVAVYHCLAVREYFPVEVSTSFPSDESRLFVNEIQCSFCLPLNIRRGEYALIHPGSGSPAKNYLPRFYRDLADELRQQGFPEVRFILGPAEGEDMARYLSGERVERPHDVEELGRLQAGASLYIGNDSGASHLAAVLGTPTIALYKVTDPDMWGVIGPHAVNLRAQTEDLAFRAIQDTLAQFSFAPQRKTREWRMAIPHEKGSENM; from the coding sequence ATGGATCGGTTTCTGATTTGTCATCGCGGGGCACTTGGTGATTTTATTCTAACCTGGCCTGCACTTTATGCCCTCAGACAGAGTTTGCCGGATGTGCAATTTGTCGGCCTTGGCCGCACTGAATATATGCGGTTGGCTATCGGACTGGGCCTCCTTGACACCTGCTGCCATGCCGAATCATCCGGCATGAGCGGTCTTTTTGATGGCCGCAGCATCCCCGCCGTGCTCGGCTCGCCAATAGGGGCTGTGCTCTGGCTTGCCGAGGGGCAGGCAGTGCGTGACCTGCTGAGAAAATCCGCACGCCTTCCCGTGGCCCTCATTCCCCCCTTCCCTCAAAAACGGGTGCATGTGGCTGTCTATCATTGTCTGGCTGTCCGGGAATATTTTCCTGTCGAGGTCTCCACCTCGTTTCCTTCTGATGAGAGCAGGCTTTTCGTTAATGAGATTCAATGCTCTTTTTGCCTTCCCTTGAATATCAGGAGGGGTGAGTATGCTCTGATTCATCCGGGCAGCGGCAGCCCGGCCAAGAACTATCTTCCGCGATTTTACCGTGACCTGGCTGATGAATTGCGGCAGCAGGGTTTTCCCGAAGTGCGATTTATTCTGGGACCGGCAGAAGGTGAGGATATGGCACGGTATCTGTCCGGAGAGAGGGTCGAGCGGCCGCATGATGTGGAGGAATTGGGCCGGTTGCAGGCCGGTGCATCGCTTTATATCGGAAATGACTCAGGAGCAAGCCACCTGGCCGCAGTTCTGGGCACACCAACCATAGCCCTGTATAAAGTCACTGATCCCGATATGTGGGGCGTTATCGGCCCTCATGCCGTAAACTTGCGGGCACAGACTGAGGACCTGGCTTTTCGTGCAATACAGGATACACTGGCCCAATTCTCCTTCGCCCCCCAAAGGAAAACGAGGGAGTGGAGGATGGCTATCCCCCATGAGAAAGGGAGCGAGAACATGTAG
- the trpB gene encoding tryptophan synthase subunit beta, translating into MTTKRGYYGCFGGAFMPEILIATLSQLEKDFYAAKSDPGFWSEYTSLMSSYSCRPTPLTLAENLTRYFGGARIYIKREDLNHTGAHKANNVMGQGLLVKRMGKKRVIAETGAGQHGVATATMAARFGLDCTVYMGEVDVERQRPNVFWMEQLGATVVSVKDGSRTLKDAMNEAMRDWSASMETTHYVLGTVCGPHPFPEMVAYFQSIIGQEVKQQMLQREGRLPDRIYACVGGGSNAVGIFTAFLEDRQVELHGVEAGGKGLASGHHASRLASTDARVGIAQGYKTFFLQDEEGQMKETYSVAAGLDYIGVSPILANLRETGRIQFHAATDNEVIEAVRLTMKKEGIIPALESAHAFAYAYREAPTLSKDTILVINQSGRGDKDIFTIADALGDAKWKEFIIKKARGYESH; encoded by the coding sequence ATGACCACGAAACGTGGGTATTACGGTTGTTTCGGCGGGGCTTTCATGCCGGAAATTCTGATAGCGACGCTGTCTCAACTGGAGAAGGATTTTTATGCGGCCAAAAGCGATCCCGGCTTCTGGTCTGAATATACCTCCCTGATGTCATCGTATTCCTGCCGCCCTACGCCTCTGACTCTGGCTGAAAATCTGACGCGCTACTTCGGAGGGGCCAGGATCTATATCAAGCGGGAAGACCTGAACCATACGGGAGCGCATAAAGCCAATAATGTCATGGGGCAGGGTCTTTTGGTCAAACGGATGGGGAAAAAGCGGGTCATTGCCGAGACCGGTGCCGGTCAGCATGGAGTGGCCACCGCCACCATGGCCGCCCGGTTCGGGCTGGACTGCACGGTGTATATGGGAGAAGTCGATGTCGAGCGGCAGCGGCCTAATGTCTTCTGGATGGAGCAGTTGGGAGCAACGGTGGTGTCGGTGAAGGACGGCTCCCGCACCCTGAAGGATGCCATGAACGAAGCCATGCGGGACTGGAGCGCCAGTATGGAGACGACCCACTATGTACTGGGCACGGTCTGCGGTCCCCATCCCTTTCCGGAGATGGTCGCCTATTTTCAATCCATTATTGGCCAGGAAGTAAAGCAGCAGATGCTCCAGCGGGAAGGACGGCTGCCGGACCGGATATACGCCTGTGTCGGCGGGGGGTCCAATGCAGTTGGCATATTTACTGCATTTCTTGAAGACAGGCAGGTGGAACTGCATGGTGTCGAAGCCGGGGGGAAGGGATTGGCAAGCGGACATCATGCCAGCCGCCTCGCTTCCACGGACGCGCGCGTGGGAATTGCTCAGGGGTATAAGACTTTCTTTTTACAGGATGAGGAAGGACAGATGAAGGAAACTTATTCCGTAGCTGCCGGACTGGATTATATAGGAGTGTCCCCGATATTGGCCAACTTGCGAGAAACCGGCCGGATCCAGTTCCACGCAGCTACGGATAATGAAGTAATTGAAGCGGTGAGACTGACGATGAAAAAAGAGGGTATCATTCCTGCCCTTGAATCTGCGCATGCCTTTGCCTACGCTTATCGTGAGGCCCCAACCTTGAGTAAAGATACAATTCTGGTCATCAATCAGTCCGGGCGGGGGGATAAAGACATTTTCACCATAGCCGATGCTCTGGGGGATGCCAAGTGGAAGGAGTTTATCATCAAAAAGGCCAGGGGGTATGAATCTCACTGA